The following DNA comes from Moritella sp. 24.
TGTAACGTATACGCGTAATTTAAGCGCTAGGTTTTCTTCTTCAGTGATCAACTCTTTTACTCTTGCTGCAGCTGCATCACTAAAGTGAATAGGCAATACCATATCGTCTGCACTTGCTTCCACAGCAACAGGTGTAACAGCTTGTTCAACAATATCGTTATTGTCAGCCTGAGTTGCACCAACGTCTGTAAATAGTTCCATATCTGTTCTCACTTAAACTCGATTATACGTTCAATTATCTAATACCTGACTATTTCAGTCAACTATCGTTTGTGCTTACTTAATGGTAAGTGCTGGTGATTACCCTGAGATTGAGTCACTGTTTTGCAGCACTGCACTCCATTCAAAGTTTTGTTTTAAATTAATACCGGAATTCCAACGATTGCCCTTCACCTTCCCAACAAATGCAACTCGCTCTGGCACAAAGCCCAACGGAAATTTAACAGAGGCTTCTACAGCTTGAAAATAACGGAATGAAAAGTTTAGTTTTTGTTGTGTCTCATCAGCTAATTCACTCCAGCGGTATTCTACCGGGTTACCATCTAGGCTACCGTAGAAAACTAAGTCTGCAGACGCTTTAATATGACGTTTTTTCTTTTGCACCTGCATTAACACTAGCTGCATAAAATAATAATCGTCGCTCACTTCTGGAATAAATGTCAAACTTTCCAGTTTCACGCCATTAATTACGTCTTCTGGCGCCATGATTCGTTGATAAAAAACTAACTCACGCTTTAGCTCTGCATTTTCATTAAATAAATTACGCTGCTGCTCTGTTAATTGTTCCACTAATATTTGCGAGGTTTGTAATTCAACTTCGACTTGTGCTTTCATTTTACTTGTTTCAGCCAAACCAGTATTAAGGCGTGCTATTTCATCATCTTTCATGATTATTTTTGCTGCTGATTCCATGCCTTTTAAATAAGAAAAGCCATAACCTAATAATATAGCGAGTGCTAATAATACGATGTAACGTGGTTTAATAATCTTAAACATGTCAGCCTTGTTGCGTGAATAAGCATAAAAATAGAGCGCTATTTTAACTATTCTGTCGATGAAAACAAAGACTACTTAGATGCAAGTCGCTAAAAATGTAAAAAAGCTACGTTTAAACCACTTAACAGGTATAATAACGCCCTAAAATATTTCTTAATTAATATACCCAAGTTACTTCAAAATGCTTGGATATATGTCGTCTCTGACAGTAGATAAAAGGATTGCAGATGTCTAAATCAAGCCAACTTTTCACGCAAGCTCAAGCAATTATTCCAGGTGGCGTAAACTCGCCAGTGCGCGCATTCAATGGCGTTGGTGGTAGCCCACTCTTTATTCAACGTGCCGAAGGCGCACGTATCTATGATGTAGATGACAATGCCTATATTGATTATGTTGGTTCATGGGGTCCAATGATCTTGGGTCATAACCACCCAGCAATCAAATCTGCTGTACTTGCTGCTGTTGAAAATGGTTTAAGTTTTGGTGCGCCAACTGAAATCGAAGTGATCATGGCACAAAAAGTTCAAGCGATGGTGCCATCAATGGAACAAGTTCGCATGGTTAGCTCTGGTACAGAAGCAACAATGAGTGCTATCCGTCTTGCTCGTGGTTACACAAACCGCGACAAGATCCTAAAATTTGAAGGTTGTTACCATGGCCACGCTGATTCACTATTAGTGAAAGCAGGTTCAGGTGCATTAACATTAGGTCAACCAAGTTCACCAGGTATCCCAGCTGATTTCGCTAAACATACGTTAACAGCAACATACAATGATCTTGCCTCTGTTGAAGCATTATTTGCTGAATACCCAGAAGACATTTCTTGCATCATTGTAGAACCTGTTGCTGGCAACATGAACTGTATCCCACCACAAGATGGTTTCCTACAAGGTCTACGCAGCATCTGTGATAAATACAATGCTGTATTTATTCTTGATGAAGTAATGACAGGCTTCCGTGTTGCTACAGGTTGTGCACAAGCGCACTATCAAGTAAAACCAGATCTAACAACATTAGGTAAAGTAATCGGTGGCGGTATGCCAGTTGGCGCGTTTGGCGGCAAACTTGAAATCATGCAACACATTGCACCAACAGGTCCTGTATATCAAGCTGGTACATTATCAGGTAACCCTATTGCAATGGCTGCTGGCTTAGCTGCGCTAAATGAAATAGATAAACCTGAAGTAGCAGCACAATTAAGTGCAAGCACAAAGCAACTTGCTGAAGGTCTTAAAGCGGCAGCTGCACGCCAAAACATCTCATTAGCAGTAAACTATGTGGGTGGTATGTTTGGTTTCTTCTTTACAGACCAAGCTGAAGTGACAGGTTTTGAAGCTGTATGTAAATGTGATGCAGAGCGTTTCAAGCAGTTCTTCCACCTTATGTTGGCCGAAGGTGTTTATCTAGCACCGTCTTCATTTGAAGCTGGTTTCTTATCAACTGCGCATACCAGTGCAGACATTGAAGCAACCATTGCAGCTGCTGAACGTTGTTTCGCTAAACTAGCTTAACAATTACATACTGAAAAGTATGATAAAAGTACCATTTTTATCATTTAATTAAGCCCTGTTTTTAGGGCTTTTTTGTGTCTTTTTTTTACCTAGTAAAAGTACTAGTCAAAAATAAACCAACCTACTTTAGTTAAAATGACATAAATAGTTCAATAAACATGATTATTTAACTGCGAAATGTATAATGACCACAAAAACAACTGCATGCGAGCCGTTTTATAAACGCTAATATTAGCGCTAATATTAGCGCTAAACTTTTTTCCATACCGGCCGAAAGTATTAATCACGAGTTAATAGCATTAGGATTTAATGAATAAATGTCTAATACTTATTGACTAAGGACGCTTGCTGTTACTGTTGCGCGATAAATTACATAAATGAACATGGACTCATTATGAAAAAACAACTACTTGCACTAACTCTTCTGACTGGTCTTTCAAACAGCGTAATGGCTGATACTATCGGCACTTACTTTGGTGCAAATATCTGGCAATCAGGTGTTGATGGAACTATCAAATATAACAATAATGCTAGTTTTACTAATTATGAAGATACATATAACTACCGCATGTATGCTAAATTTGAGCACCCTATCCCATTAATTCCAAATGGTGCAATTAGCTTTTCAAATGTTGATGTTGAAGGCTCTTCATCGGGTGAAAACATTAACCTTAAAACCGTTGATTTCACGTTGTATTATGAATTCTTAGACAATGACATCGTATCTCTAGATGCGGGTGTTACTTGGCGTCAACTGAGCGGTACTTTCCAAGAAAATGGTAATGAGCACTCATTCAAAGGTCCATTACCTATGGGTTACTTATATGGTGAAGTTGGTCTACCAATGTTCCCACTTAAAGCCTTTGCAATGGTAAATGCAATTGGTATCACTGGTGATGTATACGGTGATGCAGAAGTTGGTCTTTCTTTTGTATTAAACCCAGCTTACGTATTAGATTGGTCTATCCGCGCAGGTTATCGTATACAACAGCTTGATTTTAACGTTGATGACGTAAAAGCTGACGCAACAATTGACGGTGTATTTGTTGGTTTTGAAGGTCACTTCTAAATAACACTAACAGCGCTATAACAATCAATAATCAATAATCAATAATCAATAATCAATAACGGTGAACTATCTCTAACTAAACCAAATCAAGTTAGAGAGAGTTCACCGTTTTATTATGGGTCAATATCAAACAAAAATAGCATTCGTTTAAGTCGCGTTAACGCCCATTGCTTTAAGTGCTTTTTTGAAGTTATCTGCACGATCTTTTAAACCATCCACAGGATCTAATACGCCATCCGGCTTCAGGCATTTATCATCTGGGCAACCACGGTTCACGATACCTGACGTATCATTAATAAATTTATCACCGACTAGGCCACCATCAACATAAGCTTTCAGCTCTGTGAAGTAATTCCAGTCCGCATAAGGGCCACCAACATCATTGTAACCTTGCACTTCATTCATCCAAAAGAAGATACCTGCAATCCATTTAAGCTCGCCGTGCTCAGTTGAACTACAAATCAACTCAGGTTCAGAACAAAGGTCAAGATCGGCATACAATGGATTTTCTGGTGCTGCATCAACCTGAATACCTTGAATCATTTTACCAATATTATCGGTGTCTACATGGCTTCGTCCAATAAAGTGATTTAGTTTACCAAAGTTCAAACGACCTGTTGTTTGAATAACACCACGTCCCCACCAGCCACAACCTTCAACTGATTTACCTGCTATACCATTCCACACAAAACCACCTGCTTTTTGACCTGGGTATGTTTCGCATTTATTACGGTCATAAACCTGTTTATTCTCCTCAATAGGACCAGCTTCAGCGGTATTACACCAAGAGCTCGTTTCCCAGTAGCCCGCGCTACCGTTCACTAATA
Coding sequences within:
- the hemL gene encoding glutamate-1-semialdehyde 2,1-aminomutase — translated: MSKSSQLFTQAQAIIPGGVNSPVRAFNGVGGSPLFIQRAEGARIYDVDDNAYIDYVGSWGPMILGHNHPAIKSAVLAAVENGLSFGAPTEIEVIMAQKVQAMVPSMEQVRMVSSGTEATMSAIRLARGYTNRDKILKFEGCYHGHADSLLVKAGSGALTLGQPSSPGIPADFAKHTLTATYNDLASVEALFAEYPEDISCIIVEPVAGNMNCIPPQDGFLQGLRSICDKYNAVFILDEVMTGFRVATGCAQAHYQVKPDLTTLGKVIGGGMPVGAFGGKLEIMQHIAPTGPVYQAGTLSGNPIAMAAGLAALNEIDKPEVAAQLSASTKQLAEGLKAAAARQNISLAVNYVGGMFGFFFTDQAEVTGFEAVCKCDAERFKQFFHLMLAEGVYLAPSSFEAGFLSTAHTSADIEATIAAAERCFAKLA
- a CDS encoding DUF6776 family protein, with amino-acid sequence MFKIIKPRYIVLLALAILLGYGFSYLKGMESAAKIIMKDDEIARLNTGLAETSKMKAQVEVELQTSQILVEQLTEQQRNLFNENAELKRELVFYQRIMAPEDVINGVKLESLTFIPEVSDDYYFMQLVLMQVQKKKRHIKASADLVFYGSLDGNPVEYRWSELADETQQKLNFSFRYFQAVEASVKFPLGFVPERVAFVGKVKGNRWNSGINLKQNFEWSAVLQNSDSISG
- a CDS encoding TIGR04219 family outer membrane beta-barrel protein, with the translated sequence MKKQLLALTLLTGLSNSVMADTIGTYFGANIWQSGVDGTIKYNNNASFTNYEDTYNYRMYAKFEHPIPLIPNGAISFSNVDVEGSSSGENINLKTVDFTLYYEFLDNDIVSLDAGVTWRQLSGTFQENGNEHSFKGPLPMGYLYGEVGLPMFPLKAFAMVNAIGITGDVYGDAEVGLSFVLNPAYVLDWSIRAGYRIQQLDFNVDDVKADATIDGVFVGFEGHF